In Oryza sativa Japonica Group chromosome 3, ASM3414082v1, one DNA window encodes the following:
- the LOC4333495 gene encoding U3 snoRNP-associated protein-like YAOH, which yields MAPRPRKRVSRPKPRATSRGRGGGDEDPFFESEPKRRRGGGRDEDIESEDSDLEGVAAAAAGGVGDDGEEEEEEEEEQETAGEKKMRIAKELLKKVTDAARRRREDDEDEDEGEEAGRRRVADILLKRQFEESGRKRMELADRILQPDPEDGFKMLVKHRQPVTAVVLSKDSDKGFSASKDGVIVHWDVETGKSEKYLWPSENVLVSHHAKPPLSAKRSKQVLALAVSADGRYLASGGLDRHIHLWDVRSREHIQAFSGHRGAISCLSFGPDSSELFSGSFDRKIMQWNAEDRTYMNCLFGHQNEVLTMDALSKDRLLTVARDRTMHLWKIPEESQLLFRAPATASLECCCFIDDKEFLTGSDDGSVELWSIMRKKPTHIIRNAHPVFRNNLNSLENNVEENGIHKPESVSSAQSWVSAIAARRGSDLAASGAANGSVRLWAIEPDSKGIRPLFSLRLDGFVNSLAIPKSGRFIVAGVGQEPRLGRWGRVRSAQNGVVIHPIRLKEESEDL from the exons ATGGCGCCTCGTCCGCGGAAGCGGGTCTCGCGGCCCAAGCCACGCGCCACctcccgcggccgcggcggcggggatgagGACCCCTTCTTCGAGTCCGAGCCCAAGCGGCGCCGCGGGGGCGGCCGCGACGAGGACATCGAGAGCGAGGACAGCGACCTGGAGGGCGTGGCAGCGGCTGCTGCTGGTGGCGTCGGCgacgatggggaggaggaggaggaggaggaggaggagcaggagacGGCGGGGGAGAAGAAGATGCGGATCGCGAAGGAGCTTCTCAAGAAGGTGACggacgcggcgaggaggaggagggaggatgacgaggacgaggacgagggcGAGGAAGCCGGCCGGAGGCGGGTCGCCGATATCCTCCTCAAGAGGCAATTCGAGGAGAGTGGCAGGAAGCGGATGGAGCTCGCCGACAG GATATTACAACCAGATCCTGAGGATGGCTTTAAGATGCTCGTGAAGCACCGACAACCAGTTACTGCTGTTGTTTTATCCAAGGACAGTGATAAGGGATTTTCAGCATCAAAGGATGGAGTCATTGTGCATTGGGATGTTGAAACTGGAAAAAGTGAGAAGTATTTATGGCCAAGTGAAAATGTCTTGGTTTCTCATCATGCTAAGCCACCTCTATCAGCTAAAAGAAGTAAGCAAGTATTAGCTCTAGCTGTTAGTGCAGATGGTCGTTACTTGGCAAGCGGAGGTTTGGATCGTCACATCCATTTATGGGATGTTCGGTCACGGGAGCACATACAG GCATTTAGTGGTCATCGAGGAGCAATATCTTGTCTTTCCTTTGGACCAGACTCATCGGAGCTATTCTCTGGTTCTTTTGACCGTAAAATAATGCAGTGGAATGCAGAAGACAGAACGTACATGAACTGCCTATTTGGCCATCAGAACGAAGTCTTGACAATGGATGCACTTAGTAAAGATAGGCTTTTGACTGTAGCACGGGACCGAACAATGCATCTTTGGAAG ATACCAGAAGAATCACAACTACTGTTCCGTGCTCCTGCTACTGCATCATTGGAGTGTTGCTGCTTTATTGATGACAAGGAATTTTTAACTGGATCTGATGATGGAAGTGTTGAGCTTTGGAGCATTATGAGAAAGAAGCCTACTCACATAATAAGAAATGCTCATCCAGTATTCCGTAACAACCTTAATTCGCTTGAAAATAATGTTGAGG AAAATGGCATACATAAACCTGAAAGTGTCTCATCAGCCCAATCATGGGTTAGTGCTATTGCTGCAAGAAGAGGTTCTGATCTTGCTGCATCAGGAGCAGCAAATGGTTCAGTTCGTCTTTGGGCTATTGAACCTGATTCTAAGGGCATTCGGCCATTATTTAGTTTGAGACTG GATGGATTTGTTAATTCTCTCGCCATCCCGAAATCTGGACGCTTTATTGTTGCTGGTGTGGGCCAG GAGCCTCGTCTTGGAAGATGGGGCCGTGTCCGATCAGCTCAAAATGGAGTTGTAATCCATCCAATCCGACTAAAAGAAGAGAGCGAGGACTTGTAG